In Nocardia asteroides, a single genomic region encodes these proteins:
- a CDS encoding TetR/AcrR family transcriptional regulator: MPPAELIGRSDDNVRCAQSDEQRGAVVAVRKPREATGARERLMAATEQIMGEDGYAAATSRRVAERAGVKSALVYYYFPTMDDLFVTVLRDSGERALVRMREALTADDPLRVLWLINTDTRYTRLSTEWMALANHRKVIGAELRVFAERVRDIETAAVTLVLRSNGVDLADFPPVVMSILLTGAARIICNESAVGMVQGHEQLRGYVEQFIARYPLPVRPAER; the protein is encoded by the coding sequence CTGCCACCTGCGGAATTGATCGGACGATCAGATGATAACGTGCGCTGTGCGCAGTCCGACGAACAGCGGGGAGCGGTAGTGGCCGTCAGGAAGCCGCGCGAGGCCACCGGCGCCAGGGAGCGGCTCATGGCGGCCACCGAGCAGATCATGGGCGAGGACGGCTACGCGGCGGCGACCTCCCGGCGGGTGGCCGAGCGCGCCGGGGTGAAGTCGGCGCTCGTCTACTACTACTTCCCGACCATGGACGACCTGTTCGTCACCGTCCTGCGCGACAGCGGCGAGCGGGCGCTGGTCCGCATGCGCGAGGCGCTCACCGCCGACGACCCGCTGCGCGTGCTCTGGCTGATCAACACCGACACCCGCTACACCCGGCTCAGCACCGAGTGGATGGCGCTCGCCAACCACCGCAAGGTGATCGGCGCCGAGCTCCGGGTCTTCGCCGAGCGCGTCCGCGACATCGAAACCGCCGCGGTCACCCTGGTGCTGCGCAGCAACGGCGTCGACCTCGCCGATTTCCCGCCCGTGGTGATGTCGATCCTGCTGACCGGTGCCGCGCGCATCATCTGCAACGAGAGCGCCGTCGGCATGGTGCAGGGGCACGAGCAGCTGCGCGGCTACGTCGAGCAGTTCATCGCCCGCTACCCGCTCCCGGTCCGGCCCGCCGAGCGCTGA
- a CDS encoding MarR family transcriptional regulator produces the protein MKLGEEALPDVGGGENSAVLVVLADILDNSDCTVGEIATRTGLPQSAVSTAVARLRESGSVVARADPRDRRRTLLRRAEHASDRVAEVRASTVDDVLGDALGTADPEEISAVLHALELLSRRLIRQSGHPPPGNP, from the coding sequence ATGAAGCTCGGCGAAGAGGCCCTGCCCGACGTCGGCGGGGGCGAAAACAGCGCTGTCCTGGTCGTACTGGCCGACATCCTGGACAACTCCGACTGCACGGTCGGTGAGATCGCCACCCGCACCGGACTGCCGCAGAGCGCGGTGTCGACGGCGGTCGCCAGGCTTCGCGAATCCGGCTCGGTCGTGGCTCGCGCCGATCCGCGCGACCGCAGGCGCACGCTGCTGCGCCGCGCCGAGCACGCATCCGATCGCGTTGCCGAGGTGCGCGCGAGCACGGTCGACGACGTGCTCGGAGACGCGCTCGGCACCGCCGACCCGGAGGAGATCAGCGCTGTCCTGCATGCCCTGGAACTGCTGTCCCGACGCTTGATTCGGCAATCGGGCCACCCCCCGCCCGGTAACCCGTAG
- a CDS encoding DUF1152 domain-containing protein, producing the protein MSSYRLAEPPLFTRLHDASRVLIAGAGGGFDIYGGLPLAVALEGLGKTVHLANLSFGDLGRTPLDDWLLPGVAAVTPDTVGDDDYFPERSLARWLGATGREPVVYTFPRSGVRPLRAAYRGLVEQLGVDAIVLVDGGTDILLRGDETGLGTPHEDMTSLAAVAGLDDLTAVVVSIGFGVDAYHGVCHAHVLENLAALQRRNAYLGALSIPLDSPEGAAYLDAVEQAVADTPLRPTIVHTQIAGALRGEFGDVHTTGRTGGSELFVNPLMAMYVAVDLRALARTIEYLPLLEPTEHAHQVLHVIEAHLSSRPRPRSPRLIPH; encoded by the coding sequence GTGAGTTCGTATCGCTTGGCCGAGCCTCCGCTGTTCACTCGCCTGCACGACGCCTCGCGCGTGCTGATCGCCGGGGCGGGTGGCGGATTCGACATCTACGGCGGGCTGCCGCTCGCCGTCGCCCTGGAGGGGCTCGGCAAGACCGTTCACCTCGCGAACCTGTCCTTCGGCGACCTGGGCCGGACCCCGCTCGACGACTGGCTGCTCCCCGGAGTCGCCGCCGTCACCCCCGACACCGTCGGCGACGACGACTACTTCCCCGAACGCAGCCTGGCTCGCTGGCTGGGCGCCACCGGACGCGAGCCGGTCGTCTACACGTTCCCCCGATCCGGTGTCCGCCCGTTGCGCGCGGCCTACCGCGGCCTCGTCGAGCAGCTCGGCGTGGACGCCATCGTGCTGGTGGACGGGGGCACCGACATTCTGCTGCGCGGCGACGAAACCGGCCTCGGCACTCCGCACGAGGACATGACCAGCCTCGCGGCGGTGGCCGGGCTGGACGATCTCACCGCCGTGGTGGTGTCGATCGGTTTCGGCGTCGATGCCTATCACGGGGTGTGCCACGCCCACGTCCTGGAGAATCTCGCGGCGCTGCAACGGCGGAACGCGTACCTCGGGGCGCTCTCCATTCCGCTCGACAGCCCCGAAGGGGCCGCCTACCTCGACGCCGTCGAGCAGGCGGTCGCCGACACGCCACTGCGCCCGACCATCGTGCACACCCAGATCGCGGGCGCTCTCCGTGGCGAGTTCGGTGACGTCCACACCACCGGCCGCACCGGGGGCAGCGAGCTGTTCGTGAACCCGCTCATGGCGATGTACGTCGCCGTCGACCTCCGGGCACTGGCGCGGACGATCGAGTACCTTCCCCTGCTCGAACCGACCGAGCATGCTCATCAGGTGCTGCACGTGATCGAGGCGCACCTGTCGTCGCGACCCCGCCCGCGCTCGCCCAGACTCATCCCGCACTGA
- a CDS encoding mycofactocin-coupled SDR family oxidoreductase, with the protein MGSLDGKVAFITGVARGQGRSHALRLAREGADIIGVDICANIASNAYPMASRDELDETVALVEAEGRRMVAAVADVRDFARLREALDAGVATLGRLDIVCANAGIAPLSLEEVPIETELAQWTDVIGVNMSGAFHTARAALPHLIAGGRGGCIVFTSSTAGLVGMGGMDGGGLGYAASKHAIVGIMRCLANGLAQYSIRVNTVHPTAVNTMMAVNPQMMEWAANNPDGGPHLMNPMPVAMLEPQDISAAIAFLASDEAKYITGVTLPVDAGFVNKL; encoded by the coding sequence ATGGGTTCCCTGGACGGCAAGGTCGCCTTCATCACCGGGGTGGCGCGAGGACAAGGGCGCAGCCACGCGCTGCGGCTGGCGCGCGAGGGCGCCGACATCATCGGCGTCGACATCTGCGCGAACATCGCCTCCAACGCCTATCCGATGGCGAGCCGCGACGAGCTGGACGAGACCGTGGCGCTCGTCGAGGCCGAAGGCCGAAGGATGGTCGCCGCGGTCGCCGACGTGCGCGACTTCGCCCGGCTGCGCGAGGCGCTGGACGCCGGGGTGGCCACGCTCGGCCGGCTCGACATCGTCTGCGCGAACGCCGGGATCGCGCCGCTCTCGCTGGAGGAGGTGCCGATCGAGACCGAGCTCGCGCAGTGGACCGACGTGATCGGGGTGAACATGTCCGGCGCCTTCCACACCGCGCGCGCCGCACTGCCGCATCTGATCGCCGGCGGGCGCGGGGGCTGCATCGTGTTCACGAGTTCGACCGCGGGGCTGGTCGGCATGGGCGGGATGGACGGGGGCGGCCTGGGGTACGCGGCGTCCAAGCACGCGATCGTCGGGATCATGCGCTGTCTGGCGAACGGCCTGGCGCAGTACAGCATCCGGGTCAACACCGTGCATCCGACGGCGGTGAACACCATGATGGCGGTCAACCCGCAGATGATGGAGTGGGCGGCGAACAACCCCGACGGCGGCCCCCACCTGATGAACCCGATGCCGGTCGCCATGCTGGAGCCGCAGGACATCAGCGCCGCGATCGCCTTCCTCGCCTCGGACGAGGCGAAGTACATCACCGGGGTGACGCTGCCGGTGGACGCCGGCTTCGTCAACAAGCTGTGA
- a CDS encoding mycofactocin-coupled SDR family oxidoreductase, with protein sequence MRTGRVAGKRVLITGAARGMGRSHALRLAEEGADLLLIDICRSLPELEYPLATEDDLAETARLAGEHGGQVRTAVADVRDAAALRTVVDEAVGALGGLDAAVANAGVLTAATWDNTTPEQWRAVVEVNLIGTWNTCAAALPHLVERGGSLVNISSAAGLKGTPLHTPYTAAKHGVVGLSRALANELAASNVRVNTVHPTGVATGMSPASLFTLLTEVRPDLAPLFGNALPVVMTEPIDISNAVLYLISDEARHVTGMEFKVDAGVTLH encoded by the coding sequence GTGAGGACCGGGCGGGTCGCGGGCAAGCGGGTGCTGATCACCGGCGCCGCCCGCGGCATGGGTCGCAGCCACGCGCTCCGGCTCGCCGAGGAGGGCGCCGACCTGCTGCTCATCGATATCTGCCGGTCGCTGCCCGAACTCGAGTATCCGCTCGCCACCGAGGACGATCTCGCCGAGACCGCGCGGCTGGCCGGCGAGCACGGCGGGCAGGTGCGCACCGCCGTCGCCGACGTGCGCGACGCGGCGGCACTGCGCACAGTGGTGGACGAGGCGGTGGGCGCGCTCGGCGGGCTCGACGCCGCAGTCGCCAATGCCGGGGTACTCACCGCCGCCACCTGGGACAACACCACGCCCGAGCAGTGGCGAGCCGTGGTCGAGGTCAACCTCATCGGCACCTGGAACACCTGCGCGGCCGCGCTGCCGCACCTGGTCGAGCGCGGCGGCAGCCTGGTCAACATCAGCTCGGCGGCCGGGTTGAAGGGCACCCCGCTGCACACCCCCTACACGGCGGCCAAGCACGGCGTCGTCGGGCTGAGCCGGGCGCTGGCCAACGAGCTGGCGGCGAGCAACGTCCGGGTCAACACGGTGCACCCGACCGGCGTCGCCACCGGAATGTCTCCGGCGTCGCTGTTCACCCTGCTCACCGAGGTGCGCCCGGACCTGGCGCCGCTGTTCGGCAATGCGCTCCCGGTCGTCATGACCGAACCCATCGACATCAGCAACGCGGTGCTCTACCTGATCTCCGACGAGGCCCGGCACGTCACCGGGATGGAGTTCAAGGTCGACGCGGGCGTCACGCTCCACTGA
- a CDS encoding aldehyde dehydrogenase family protein, whose translation MSTTETLNGALLIGGDRITAAAGGSQDHIFPATGAPNGTVALAGAEDIELAVRAGREAQREWSSYSADRRRDLLIDLADAVHEHTAELSRLNVHDYGVPISFAINTVVLERFLRHYAGYVDKPHGLSTPVAESPDLNLVEREPYGVVGVIAPWNGAMVVAGSCVAPALAAGNAVLFKPSALAPFAALRFGELCLAAGLPPGLVNVVPARAEGGEALVRHPGIRKIHFTGGGVTARKILAAAAENLIPVVAELGGKSANIVFADADLDYAARLSAYQGPIVQSGQSCACASRVLVHESVYDAFVQKFVATVEQAAVGDPFDPAVVFGPVISEPDATRILSVIDEAVATGAGDLLTGGKRIGGALGAGYYLEPTVFGEVDNGSPLARTETFGPVVSIMRFRDEDEAVRLANDSPYGLNAFIQTTNLVRAHRVARRLEAGSIWINQVSDISPQGPYGGYKQSGFGRTGGLDGLYEFMQVKNIRIGMS comes from the coding sequence GTGAGTACCACCGAAACGTTGAACGGCGCGCTACTCATCGGCGGGGACCGGATCACCGCCGCCGCGGGCGGGTCCCAGGACCACATCTTCCCGGCCACGGGTGCGCCGAACGGGACGGTCGCGCTCGCGGGCGCCGAAGACATCGAGCTGGCCGTCCGGGCCGGGCGCGAAGCACAGCGGGAGTGGAGCTCCTACTCCGCCGATCGTCGCCGCGATCTGCTGATCGACCTCGCCGACGCGGTGCACGAGCACACGGCCGAGCTGAGCCGGTTGAACGTGCACGACTACGGGGTGCCGATCTCCTTCGCCATCAATACCGTTGTGCTGGAACGCTTCCTGCGGCACTACGCCGGATACGTCGACAAGCCGCACGGGCTCAGCACGCCGGTCGCCGAGTCCCCCGACCTGAATCTGGTCGAGCGCGAGCCCTACGGCGTGGTCGGGGTGATCGCGCCGTGGAACGGTGCGATGGTGGTCGCCGGGTCGTGCGTCGCGCCCGCGCTGGCCGCGGGCAACGCGGTGCTGTTCAAGCCGTCGGCGCTGGCGCCGTTCGCGGCGCTGCGCTTCGGCGAGTTGTGCCTGGCGGCGGGGCTTCCGCCCGGACTGGTGAACGTCGTGCCCGCCCGCGCCGAGGGCGGCGAGGCGCTGGTGCGGCACCCCGGCATCCGCAAGATCCACTTCACCGGGGGCGGGGTGACCGCGCGCAAGATCCTCGCGGCCGCGGCGGAGAACCTGATTCCGGTGGTCGCCGAACTGGGTGGCAAGTCGGCGAACATCGTCTTCGCCGATGCCGATCTCGACTATGCCGCGCGGTTGTCGGCCTATCAGGGGCCGATCGTGCAGTCCGGGCAGAGTTGCGCGTGTGCGAGCCGGGTGCTGGTGCACGAATCGGTCTACGACGCCTTCGTGCAGAAGTTCGTCGCGACCGTCGAGCAGGCGGCGGTGGGCGATCCGTTCGATCCCGCCGTGGTGTTCGGGCCGGTGATCAGCGAGCCCGACGCCACCCGCATCCTGTCGGTGATCGACGAGGCCGTCGCGACCGGCGCCGGTGACCTGCTCACCGGCGGCAAGCGGATCGGCGGGGCGCTCGGCGCGGGCTATTACCTCGAGCCGACGGTGTTCGGCGAGGTCGACAACGGCTCGCCGCTGGCGCGCACCGAGACCTTCGGGCCCGTCGTGTCGATCATGCGGTTCCGCGACGAGGACGAGGCCGTGCGGCTGGCCAACGACAGCCCCTACGGGCTCAATGCCTTCATCCAGACCACGAACCTGGTCCGCGCGCACCGCGTCGCCCGCAGGCTCGAGGCGGGCTCGATCTGGATCAACCAGGTCAGCGACATCTCGCCGCAGGGCCCCTACGGCGGCTACAAGCAGAGCGGCTTCGGCCGCACCGGCGGACTGGACGGGCTGTACGAGTTCATGCAGGTCAAGAACATCCGGATCGGCATGAGCTGA
- a CDS encoding NAD(P)-dependent oxidoreductase, producing MRTGFIGLGSQGGPMARRIAEAGFPLTLWARRPETTAAFADTGAAVAATPRELAAASELVCLCVVGDADVRQVLDGPDGVLAGLAPGGVVAVHSTVHPDTCRDIAATAGVRVVDAPVSGGGQAAAEGRLLVMAGGDDEAVRRCLPVFESYAGRVEHLGAVGAGQVAKLLNNLLFTANLATVATTFALAAELGVDPARLGGVLGGGTANSFALTAITGSGGTVDAIAAHAGELLRKDVGLVRALAERAGAESGAVGTAAEAALALMRVG from the coding sequence ATGCGCACCGGTTTCATCGGGCTCGGCAGTCAGGGCGGGCCGATGGCCCGCCGCATCGCCGAGGCGGGTTTCCCGCTCACGCTCTGGGCCCGGCGGCCCGAGACGACGGCCGCCTTCGCCGACACCGGCGCCGCCGTCGCCGCGACGCCGCGTGAACTGGCCGCGGCCAGCGAGCTGGTCTGCCTGTGCGTGGTCGGCGACGCCGACGTGCGCCAGGTGCTCGACGGGCCGGACGGCGTGCTCGCCGGGCTGGCGCCCGGCGGCGTCGTCGCGGTGCACAGCACCGTGCACCCCGACACCTGCCGCGACATCGCCGCCACCGCCGGGGTGCGGGTCGTGGACGCACCGGTCAGCGGCGGCGGGCAGGCGGCGGCCGAGGGCAGGCTGCTGGTCATGGCCGGCGGCGACGACGAGGCCGTGCGGCGCTGCCTGCCGGTCTTCGAGTCCTACGCGGGCCGGGTCGAGCACCTGGGCGCGGTCGGCGCGGGGCAGGTCGCGAAGCTGCTGAACAACCTGCTCTTCACCGCCAACCTCGCCACCGTGGCGACCACCTTCGCGCTCGCCGCCGAGCTGGGCGTCGACCCGGCCCGCCTCGGCGGCGTGCTGGGCGGCGGCACCGCGAACAGCTTCGCCCTGACCGCGATCACCGGCAGCGGCGGCACCGTGGACGCCATCGCCGCCCACGCGGGCGAATTGCTGCGCAAGGATGTCGGGCTCGTGCGCGCTCTCGCCGAGCGGGCGGGCGCGGAATCCGGCGCCGTCGGCACCGCCGCCGAGGCGGCGCTGGCGCTGATGCGCGTCGGCTGA
- a CDS encoding TetR family transcriptional regulator — protein sequence MPEEHRDVMESVVGQGEQRIRAAVVEMLEAEGYDAVQVREVARRARVSLGKIYKLYGTRDELILAALQRWLAENRYAGLAEYTPDPGVSLHEALMGVLRPIFEPWEQHPGLLIAYFRARAASGGELLVRRGFEAVVPAAMTALDGVDPDFVQDLGRILSSLVYGLLGRFAGGEIAVTEILPTVDRTVYWLTTGYRAGGGPIAESSVGTAVPGHAGQR from the coding sequence ATGCCGGAAGAACACCGCGACGTCATGGAGTCGGTCGTCGGGCAGGGGGAGCAGCGCATCCGGGCCGCCGTCGTCGAGATGCTCGAGGCCGAGGGGTACGACGCGGTGCAGGTGCGCGAGGTCGCCCGGCGGGCCCGGGTCTCGCTGGGCAAGATCTACAAGCTCTACGGGACTCGCGACGAGCTGATCCTGGCGGCGCTGCAGCGGTGGCTGGCCGAGAATCGGTATGCCGGGCTGGCGGAATACACGCCCGACCCGGGGGTCTCGCTGCACGAGGCGCTCATGGGCGTGCTTCGTCCCATCTTCGAACCGTGGGAGCAGCATCCGGGGCTGTTGATCGCCTACTTCCGTGCCCGCGCCGCGAGTGGTGGGGAGTTGCTGGTGCGGCGCGGATTCGAGGCCGTTGTCCCGGCGGCCATGACCGCGCTCGACGGTGTGGACCCCGACTTCGTCCAGGATCTCGGGCGGATCCTGTCCAGCCTGGTCTACGGGCTGCTCGGGCGTTTCGCCGGGGGCGAGATCGCGGTGACCGAAATCCTGCCGACCGTTGATCGCACGGTCTACTGGCTGACTACGGGTTACCGGGCGGGGGGTGGCCCGATTGCCGAATCAAGCGTCGGGACAGCAGTTCCAGGGCATGCAGGACAGCGCTGA
- a CDS encoding mycofactocin-coupled SDR family oxidoreductase, which yields MVGRVEGKVAYITGAARGQGRSHAVHLAREGADIIAVDVCAPVSGTDQIAHSTPEDLAETVKLVEETGRRIITAQVDVRDFDALAAAVDSGVEQLGRLDIVVANAGIGNGGQTLDKTSEQDWNTMIDINLSGVWKSVKAAVPHLLSGGRGGSIILTSSVGGLKAYPQTGHYIAAKHGVVGLMRTFAVELGQHSIRVNSVHPTNVNTPMFMNENTMKMFRPDLENPGVDDFRVVAQMMHVLPVGWVEPEDISNAVLFLASDESRYVTGLPLTVDAGSTLK from the coding sequence ATGGTGGGTCGGGTCGAGGGCAAGGTCGCCTACATCACGGGCGCGGCGCGCGGGCAGGGGCGCAGCCACGCGGTGCACCTGGCGCGCGAGGGCGCCGACATCATCGCGGTGGACGTGTGCGCGCCGGTCAGCGGCACCGACCAGATCGCGCACTCCACCCCGGAGGACCTGGCCGAGACCGTGAAGCTGGTCGAGGAGACCGGGCGCCGGATCATCACCGCCCAGGTCGACGTGCGCGATTTCGACGCGCTCGCGGCGGCGGTCGATTCCGGCGTCGAGCAGCTGGGCCGGCTCGACATCGTGGTGGCCAATGCGGGGATCGGCAACGGCGGCCAGACGCTCGACAAGACCAGCGAGCAGGACTGGAACACGATGATCGACATCAACCTCTCCGGCGTCTGGAAGTCGGTGAAAGCCGCTGTGCCGCATCTGCTCTCCGGCGGCCGGGGCGGGTCGATCATCCTGACCAGCTCGGTCGGCGGGCTCAAGGCCTACCCGCAGACGGGGCACTACATCGCGGCCAAGCACGGCGTGGTCGGGCTCATGCGCACCTTCGCCGTCGAGCTCGGGCAGCACTCGATCCGGGTGAACTCGGTGCACCCGACGAACGTCAACACGCCGATGTTCATGAACGAGAACACCATGAAGATGTTCCGCCCGGATCTGGAGAACCCGGGCGTCGACGACTTCCGCGTGGTGGCCCAGATGATGCACGTGCTCCCGGTCGGCTGGGTCGAGCCGGAGGACATCAGCAACGCGGTGCTGTTCCTCGCCTCCGACGAATCCCGTTACGTGACCGGGCTGCCGCTGACGGTCGACGCAGGCAGCACGCTCAAGTGA
- a CDS encoding carboxymuconolactone decarboxylase family protein has protein sequence METTEISARGRRAFTDVMTFAPPTDSDDLLDYVFAEVWTRPVLSRRDRRFVTLACVADSDAEQPLIDHVYAALNSGDLSIVEMRETVLHFAVYAGWPKASRFNIVVDQQWERIHRERGLPVPAPEPLLPLVTPSDPEERLVRGTRSFKEVNCMPFAPDRNNPYQGAGILNFVFGEMWLRPGLPMKARRLITVACVGFQDAPLPILSHVYAALKSRDVSFEEMDELALQFGAYCGLPKGTYLSQVIREQKGRVVHEWRVEAEEEQS, from the coding sequence ATGGAAACCACCGAAATCAGCGCGCGCGGGCGGCGGGCCTTCACCGACGTCATGACCTTCGCTCCGCCCACCGACTCCGACGACCTACTGGACTACGTCTTCGCCGAGGTCTGGACCCGGCCGGTGCTGAGCCGCCGCGACCGGCGCTTCGTCACCCTGGCCTGCGTCGCCGACTCCGACGCCGAGCAGCCGCTGATCGACCACGTCTACGCCGCGCTGAACAGCGGCGACCTCTCCATCGTCGAAATGCGCGAGACGGTGCTGCATTTCGCGGTCTACGCGGGCTGGCCGAAGGCGTCGCGGTTCAATATCGTCGTCGACCAGCAGTGGGAACGGATCCACCGCGAACGCGGCCTTCCGGTCCCCGCCCCCGAGCCGCTGCTGCCGCTGGTCACCCCGAGCGACCCCGAAGAGCGCCTGGTCCGGGGCACGCGGTCGTTCAAGGAGGTCAACTGCATGCCGTTCGCCCCGGACCGGAACAACCCGTACCAGGGCGCGGGCATCCTGAATTTCGTCTTCGGCGAGATGTGGTTGCGTCCGGGGCTCCCGATGAAGGCGCGCCGGTTGATCACGGTGGCCTGCGTCGGGTTCCAGGACGCCCCGCTGCCGATTCTGTCCCACGTCTACGCGGCGTTGAAGAGCCGCGATGTGTCGTTCGAGGAGATGGACGAGCTGGCGCTGCAGTTCGGCGCCTACTGCGGGCTGCCGAAGGGCACGTACCTCAGCCAGGTCATCCGCGAACAGAAGGGCCGCGTCGTGCACGAGTGGCGCGTCGAAGCCGAGGAGGAGCAGTCGTGA
- a CDS encoding alpha/beta fold hydrolase: MTTIETATLAVPGARLHYEVRGRGPVLLISQSGEGDANRTGDLVGLLAEEFTVVTYDRRGLSRSTIDDPSRPITMATHAADVHHLLTAVTSEPAYMLGCSIGAVIGLRLALEHPGQLHTLIAHEPVAPSLLAAPDRAAHLRELEYCQQVFHAEGWRAALAPVARTLGIDPACQEVEPGIRLPAITAERAAGFGHFLGHDLTAVRADRLDVAALRHSSVRIIPAVGSTTPAHVFDRKCAVALAALLGTGIAIFAGGHNGSMTHPRGYALRLSALLG, from the coding sequence ATGACCACGATCGAAACCGCGACCCTGGCGGTTCCCGGCGCCCGGCTCCACTACGAAGTCCGCGGCCGGGGGCCGGTGCTGCTGATCTCCCAGAGCGGGGAGGGCGATGCCAACCGGACCGGCGACCTCGTCGGGCTGCTGGCGGAGGAGTTCACGGTCGTCACCTACGACCGGAGGGGACTGTCGCGCAGCACCATCGACGATCCGTCCCGGCCGATCACCATGGCGACCCACGCCGCCGACGTGCACCACCTACTGACCGCGGTCACCAGCGAACCGGCGTACATGCTCGGCTGCAGCATCGGAGCGGTGATCGGCCTGCGTCTGGCACTCGAGCACCCCGGACAGCTGCACACCCTCATCGCCCACGAGCCGGTGGCGCCCTCCCTGCTCGCCGCCCCCGACCGCGCCGCGCACCTGCGGGAACTCGAATACTGCCAGCAGGTCTTCCACGCGGAGGGCTGGCGCGCCGCGCTCGCGCCGGTAGCTCGCACACTGGGAATCGACCCTGCCTGCCAGGAGGTCGAGCCGGGGATCCGCCTGCCTGCGATCACCGCCGAGCGCGCCGCCGGCTTCGGCCACTTCCTCGGCCACGACCTGACCGCCGTCCGTGCGGACCGGCTCGACGTCGCCGCCCTGCGACACAGCTCGGTCCGGATCATCCCGGCCGTCGGCAGCACCACTCCGGCGCACGTCTTCGATCGCAAGTGCGCCGTAGCGCTGGCCGCGCTGCTCGGCACCGGCATCGCGATCTTCGCCGGTGGGCACAACGGCAGCATGACGCACCCGCGCGGCTACGCCCTGCGGCTATCGGCTCTCCTCGGGTAG